TCCGCCGCCGCAAGGACAATTCCTGACGCGGGCGCCGCTCAGTCCGCCCCGGCCACCCGCCGGGCGGGCGCGTCCGCAGGCACCCAGCCGCCGATCTCCAGGATCAGCTTGCGCCGGATCGCGTCGCCCAGGCTCGCCTCGCTATCGGCGGTGATGACGAAGGCCCCCGGCCCGCCAATGATCCGCTCTGCATAAATCCGCTCCAGGTCCGCGCCGCTGGGCCGCCCGTTGCAGAACCGGCACAGGATCGGCAGGCCGTTGATCGTGATCCCCGCCGCCAGAACCTCCGACCGGGCCTCGGCAATGGACGGCCCGTTCCAGTTGTTCGCGCTGTCGCCGGAAAAATCGATCACCTTGCGCCAGCCCTCATAGGCGTTGGTCTCGATCAGCTCCTTGCCCTTGAGCAGCGCCGAGCCGATCGCGTTGCGCCCGAAGGCCCGGCGCGGCGGCGGCAGCAGGGCCTCGGCAAAGGCCCGGGCGCTCGCCGCATCCGAGATCACCATCCACGGCACCACCACGTCCTCGGTGCCCGCCGCCGCCCATTCCACGTAGGTCACCGCGATCTTGCCATAGGCCGAGCCCTCGATCACCGCCAGGACCGACGGGTCGGTGATCGCCTCGGCATAGCCCTGGCGCTGGAACGCGATCTCCGCCGCGTCGATGGAACCAGACGCATCGGCCAGCAGCACCAGTTCGACCTCCACCTCCTCGGCGGTGGCCAGCTGCGGCATCAAGGCAAGAAGGAGGCCAAGCGCGATCCGTTTCATCCCCTGGAGGTAGCGCGCCCCGCGATCCGGAAAAGTCAGGCCTTCTGGGTCAGGTACACGCCCAGCGCCATCGCCGCGATACCCAGCGCCCGCGTCGTCTCCAACGGGGTCTGGCGCGCGCCGAACAGGCCGAAATGGTCGATCACCGCCGCCGAGGCCAGCTGCCCCAGCAGCACGAAGAAGACCGCGTTGCCGACCCCGAAACTCGGCGCCACATAGGTGATCGACAGCACGTAGAACGCCACCAGCACACCGCCCAGGAACAGATGCCGGGGCTGGGCCGCAAGCCCGTCGAACCCCTGCCGCCCCGTGGCCAGCATCACCACCGTCGTCGCACACAGCGCCACCAGGAACAGGATGAACGCCGCCGTGGCCGGCGCGCCGATCTGGCTGCCCAACCGGGCGTTGAGCGCCGCCAGCACCGGGATACCGATCCCGGCGAGCAGCATGACAAGGGCGTGTGTGGGCATCTGGGGGCTCCGCGATCCGTTCGGCCCATCCTGACCGCGCCCCGCCGTGGCGGCAAGCAAAGTTGCGCGAAATCAAGGAGTCGGAAACAAGACCCGGCTATGCTCGACCCGGAACGAGGCAGATTGCAGGAGGTATCTGGACATGCGTGAGCTTCTATTCGGACTGGGCACCGCCGCCATGCTGTTTTCCGGACCGGGCCTTGCGGACCCGGTGGACGAGGGGCGGCAGCTCTTTCGCGACTATTGCGTGACCTGCCACGGGATGGAGGGGCGTGGCGACGGGCCGATGACGCAGGTGCTCACCATCGCGCCCCCGGACCTTGCGCGGCTCAGCGTGGATAATGACGGGGTCTTCCCGGTCAGCCGCGTGGTCGCCCGGATCGACGGGCGCATGCCCATCCTGGGCCATGGCGGCCCCATGCCGGTCTTCGGGGATCTCTTCGACGGCGAAGCCGGCGCGCTGGACAGTGAAACCGGCGCCCCGATCCTGACCAGCCGCGCCATGGTCGCCGTGGTGGCGTACCTGCAATCCCTCCAGGACTGACCGCGCCCGCGGACCGCCTGCGATTGACATTTTCCAGGAAAGAAACCTGGTGGCGTGGGAGAGACTTGAACTCTCGACCTCACGATTATGAGTCGTGCGCTCTAACCAGCTGAGCTACCACGCCGCCGTGCGCGGGTGGGTATGCCACCGGGTTTGGGGCGTCAAGGGGCATTTCGCCCCCGGGGCGCGGATCACCGCCGCCACGCCCGGGACAGCTCACCCGCCCCCAGGACCCCCGACGCGCAACGCCGCCCTGCCCCGCCGCGAGTCTGTCGCGCCCGCGGATCGCCCGAAGACCCGGCTCCGGCAGGTTTCAGCCCATATTTCCGCCCGATAATTGCGCAAGCCGCTCATTTCACGAGCAAGAGACCCCCAACCCGGGGCCCATGCGGCGCCAGAACGCCCTTGACCCCCGATTCCCGGTTCTGCCCGGTGCCGTCCTGTCCGAAGTTGCAGGCGCCGCCCCGGCCCCCGGTCGATCGCGCGGCAAGGAAGGTGTGCGACGGCAAGGGTCCTGGCAGTTCTCTGCCGCCGCACTGGATGCAACACAGGTGTTGCAAGAGGGTATGTATGCAGATCCCGGCCCCGGTTCAATCCGCGGGCCCGCCCTGCCCTCCTGCGACGCGCTCTTTGGGAAACAAGCGCATGAAATTTTTCAACAAATCCTTGATGGCCGCTGGCGTCGCGACGGCCCTGCTGTCGACCACCGCCCTGGCCCAGGAAGACACGATCAAGGTCGGTATCCTGCACTCGCTGTCCGGCACCATGGCAATCTCCGAGACAACCCTGAAGGACGTCATGCTGATGCTCATCGAAGAGCAGAACAAGAAGGGCGGCATCAACGGCCAGATGCTCGAAGCCGTGGTCGTGGACCCCGCCTCCGACTGGCCGCTCTTTGCCGAAAAGGCCCGTGAGCTGATCGAGGGCGAAGGCGTCGACGTGGTCTTCGGCTGCTGGACCTCCGTGTCCCGCAAATCCGTCCTGCCCGTGTTCGAGGAGCTGAACTCGATCCTCTTCTACCCCGTCCAGTACGAGGGCGAGGAAAGCCAGCGCAACGTGTTCTACACCGGGGCGGCTCCGAACCAGCAGGCGATCCCGGCGGTCGACTACCTGATGAACGAGGAAGGCGTCGAACGCTGGGTGCTCGCGGGCACCGACTACGTCTATCCCCGCACGACCAACAAGATCCTCGAAGCCTACCTGCAGTCCAAGGGCGTCGCCCCCGAGGACATCATGATCAACTACACGCCCTTCGGCCATTCCGACTGGCAGACCATCGTCTCCGATATCGCCACCTTCGGCTCGGCGGGCAAGAAAACCGCCGTGGTCTCGACCATCAACGGCGACGCCAACGTGCCGTTCTACAAGGAGCTGGGCAACCAGGGCATCTCCGCCGAAGACATCCCCGTGGTCGCCTTCTCCGTGGGTGAGGAAGAGCTGGCCGGTCTCGACACCGAGCCGCTCGTGGGCCACCTGGCCGCATGGAACTACTTCATGTCCGTGGACACGCCGGAAAACGACGCGTTCATCGACACCTGGATCGAATTCATCGGCGACGAGAACGAAGTCACCAACGACCCGATGGAGGCCCACTATATCGGCTTCAACATGTGGGTGAAGGCCGTCGAGGCCGCGGGCACCACCGACCCGGATGCGGTGATCGACAGCATCGTGGGCGTGTCCGTGCCGAACCTGACCGGGGGCCTCTCGACCATGCTGCCCAACCACCACATCACCAAGCCGGTGCTGGTGGGCGAGATCCAGGATGACGGCCAGTTCGACGTGGTCTGGGAAACCCCCGGCCTGGTGCGCGGGGATGCGTGGTCCGACCACCTGCCCGAGAGCGCACCGCTGATCTCCAACTGGCTGCCGCCCATGTCCTGCGGCAACTTCAACACCGAAACCGGCACCTGCGGCGGCGGCTCCTGAGCCCCGCCCCGACCGCGCCCCGCAAGGGGTGCGGTCCCGCCTGACCCGGTGCGCGGCCCCGATGCGGGCCGCGCCTCCGAGAAACCCGACCTGCGCCCCCGAGAGAGACATGACAATCCTTCGCCTGTGCCTTGCAGTCCTGTTGACCTGCCTTGCCACGCTGACCGCCCCCGGCCCCGCCGCGGCCCAGAGCTTCGAGGACCTCGTCGCCGACCTGCCCGAGGGGAAGTTCGCCGAGCGCAGCGCCGTAGTCGCCCGGCTTGCCGCCCTGGGCGATCCCCGGGCCGTGCCCGTGCTGGAGGTGCTGCGCGACGGCAATCTGCATGTGCTGAAATCCAACGGCGCCGTGGTCGCCATTCGCGAGATCGCGGGCGATGACGTGGCCTACGACGCGATCACCGGCGCGGAATACGGCATCGTGCCCCGGCGCGGCGCCACCAAGATCCGCGTCAATAACGGCCTGCGCCGGGACATCCGGGCGGCCATCGGCACCCTGACCCTGCGGGCGCCGGACCCCGCCCTGCGCCTGGCCGCCGCCGAGGCCGCTTTTTCCGCGCCGGACCCCGACCAGCTGGACCTGTTGCGCGCCGCGCGGGAGGCCGAGAACACCGGCACGGTGGCCGAGGCCCTGGACTACGCCATCGCTGCCACCCTGATCGCCGCCGACGCCCCCGAAGCCGAGCAGGTCGCGGCCATCGAAGTCCTGCGCGAGATGGGCAACCAGGACGCGCTCTCGATCCTCACCCCGCTGCTGCAAGCCACCAACCCGGTGCTGGCCCAGGCCGCCGCCGACGCGCTCGCCGCCATCGAGGCCAATCAACGGTTCTGGAACATGGCGCAGAACGTGTGGTTTGGCCTCTCGCTCGGCTCGGTGCTGCTGCTGGCGGCCATTGGGCTTGCGATCACCTTCGGGGTGATGGGCGTGATCAACATGGCCCATGGGGAGCTGGTGATGATCGGCGCCTACACCACCTTCTTCGTCCAGGAGATCATCCGCACCTCCTTTCCGCACCTCTTCGACTGGTCGCTCCTGATCGCGGCCCCCCTGGCCTTCGCGGTCGCGGGCGCCGTGGGCGTCGCGATCGAGCGGGGCTGCGTGCGCTTCCTCTATGGCCGCCCGCTGGAGACGTTGCTGGCCACCTGGGGGATCAGCCTGATCCTGCAACAGACCGTGCGCTCGATCTTCGGGCCGAACAACCGCGAGGTGGGCAACCCCAGCTGGATGTCCGGCGCTTTCGAGGTGGGCCAGATGACGATCACCTACAACCGGCTGTGGATCCTGCTCTTTGCCCTGGCGGTCTTCGCGGTGCTCCTCTTCGTGCTGAAGAAAACCGCCATCGGTTTGCAGATGCGGGCAGTCACGCAAAACCGCGCCATGGCGGCCAACATGGGCATCCGCACGGGCTGGGTCGATGCCATGACCTTCGGGCTGGGCGCGGGCATCGCCGGGCTCGCGGGCGTGGCGCTGAGCCAGATCGACAATGTCTCCCCGAACCTCGGGCAGAGCTACATCGTAGACAGCTTCATGGTCGTGGTCTTCGGCGGCGCCGGGAACATCTGGGGCACGCTGGCGGCGGCCTTCAGCCTCGGGATCGCCAACAAGTTCCTGGAGCCCTACGCGGGCGCGGTGCTGGCCAAGATCCTGGTGCTCGTGTTCATCATCCTCTTCATCCAGAAGCGGCCCCGCGGGCTCTTCGCGGTGAAGGGCCGGGCGGTGGAGAACTGACCATGACGCGCGTGATTTCCCTAACCGATCCTTACGCGACCGCGCGGAGGTGCCCGACACTTGCCCGACACATGTCCGACGCAGGCCCGACGCCGATCCGACACGGTCGGACGGCCATTCTCGGGACACCCGAGCAGGCGGCAACATGGCTCTCCCGCCCCCGGCTTTCGGACCGCTGCGCCGCCCCTCACCCGGCGTTGGGCCCGGCCGGCCGCTGCGCGTCCGGCAGGGACGCGGGCGGCCGCACGAAGCGCTTCGAGGCTGCCTCTCTGCCCTTCCGATCCCATGGGAGGATCGCCCCATGACCCGCCTTGTCGACCGCCGCATGGGCATCTTCCTGACCGGCCTCTTCATCCTCACCGTGGCCATCCCCGCGGGCAACCTGTGGATGGAGGGCCAGCCCGTCCCCTCCTACATCGTCAGCCTGCTGGGCAAGTACCTGTGCTATGCGCTGCTCGCCGTCGCGCTGGACCTTGTCTGGGGCTACACGGGCATCCTGTCGCTGGGTCACGGGGCCTTCTTCGCGCTTGGTGGCTACGCCATGGGCATGCACCTGATGCGCGAGATCGGCGACCGCGGCGTCTATGCCAATCCCGAGTTGCCCGACTTCATGGTTTTCCTGAATTATCAGGAGCTTCCATGGTTCTGGTACGGGTTCGACCAGTTCTGGTTCGCCTGCCTGATGGTGCTTCTGGTACCCGGTGCGCTGGCCTTCGTCTTCGGCTGGTTCGCCTTCCGCAGCCGGGTGACCGGCGTCTACCTGTCGATCATCACGCAAGCCATGACCTATGCCCTGATGCTGGCGTTCTTCCGCAACGAGATGGGCTTCGGCGGCAATAACGGCCTGACGGATTTCAAGGACGTGCTGGGCTTCGATCTGCAATCGGACGCCACCCGCGCGGGCCTCTTCGTACTCTCGGCCCTGGCGCTGACGGCGGGGCTGCTGATCTCCAAGGCGATCACCAAGTCCAAGCTCGGCCAGATCCTCGTCTGTGTCCGGGATTCGGAGGCCCGCACGCGGTTTCTCGGCTACCGGGTGGAGCGCTACAAGCTCTTCGTCTGGGTAGTCTCGGCGATGATGGCGGGGGTCGCGGGCGCGCTCTACACACCCCAGGTGGGCATCATCAACCCCGGCGAGTTCAGCCCCGCCAACTCCATCGAGATCGTGATCTGGGTCGCCCTCGGCGGCCGCGGCACCCTCGTCGGCGCGGCCATCGGCGCCATCCTCGTGGCGGCCGCCAAGACCCTTCTGACGGGCTGGTTCCCCGAGATCTGGCTCTTCGCCCTCGGCGCGCTCTTCATCTTCGTGACGATCTTCATGCCCAAGGGCGTGCTGGGCGTCGTCGAGAACACCTTGAAACGCAAGAAGAAACCAGAGCCGGAACCGAGGGAGGCAGAGGCATGAGCATTCAGCTTTCCCTCAACGGCGTGAACCGCAGCTTCGACGGGTTCAAGGCAATCAACAACCTCAGCCTCACGGTCGAGAAGGGCGAGTTACGCGCCATCATCGGCCCCAACGGCGCGGGCAAGACCACGATGATGGACATCATCACCGGCAAGACCCGGCCCGACGAGGGCGAGGTTCTGTGGAACCAGACCGTGGACCTGACCCGCACCGACGAGGCCGACAGCGCCAATCTCGGCATCGGGCGCAAGTTCCAGAAACCCACCGTGTTCGAAACCCACACCGTGGCCGACAACATCGCGCTCAGCCTGAAGGCAGACCGGGGCATCTGGGCCACGCTCTTCAACCGGCGCACCGCCGCCGAGGAGGCGCGGATCACCGAGCTGCTCGAACTGGTCAAACTCGACGGTGACCGCGACCGGCTGGCCGCCGACCTGAGCCATGGCCAGAAGCAGTGGCTGGAGATCGGGATGCTGCTCGCCCAGGACCCGGAACTCTTGCTGGTGGACGAACCTGCTGCGGGCATGACCGACGCCGAGACCATGCGCACCGCCGAGCTTCTGCGCGGTATCGCGGGCAAGCACACGGTGATCGTGGTCGAACACGACATGGATTTCGTCCGCGCGCTTGACTGCCGTGTGACGGTGCTGCACCAGGGCCATGTGCTGGCCGAAGGCTCGCTGGACCATGTCTCCGCCAACCCACAAGTCATTGAAGTCTATCTGGGCCGCTAAGATGCTGAACATCGACAATATCGACCTCCATTATGGCGCGGCGCAGGCCTTGCGCGGGGTCTCCATTTCCGCCGAGCCGGGCAAGGTCACCACCGTGCTGGGCCGCAACGGGGTGGGCAAGACCACGCTCCTGCGCGCCATCACGGGTCGACAGCCGATCTCGGCGGGCCGGATGGATTGGGAAGGCACCGATTTGTCGACCCTGCGCGCCGATGCCCGCGCCCGCGCCGGGATCGCCTCGGTCCCCCAGGGGCGGGAAATCTTCCCACTGCTGACGGTGCAGGAGAACCTGGAAACCGGCTTCGGCGCTTTGCCCCGCGCCCTGCGCCACGTCCCGGACGAAGTGTTCACCCTGTTCCCGGTGCTCAAGGACATGCTGGGTCGCCGTGGCGGAGACCTGTCGGGCGGGCAACAACAGCAGCTTGCCATCGGTCGGGCGCTGGTGATGCGGCCGCGCCTCTTGGTACTCGACGAGCCGACCGAGGGCATCCAGCCCTCGATCATCCAGGATATCGGCCGCGCGATCAGCTACCTGCGCGACCGGGGCGACATGGCGATCTTGCTGGTGGAGCAGTACTTCGACTTCGCCCGCGACCTCTGCGACAGCTTCGCTGTGATGGATCGCGGTCAGATCGTGAAATCCGGCACGCGCGACTCCATGGATGAGGCAGAGCTGCGCGGCCTTCTGACGGTGTAACTTCCCGCAGGACCGCGCCAGCGTCCGGGCTTCACAGCGTCCCGAACAGGCGGAGTCGTGGCTCTCCCGCACCCGGTCCACGCCCCTTGCGGGGCTGGACCGGCGTTGGGCCCGGCCGCCGCTACGCGGCGGTGGGCCCGCCCCGAAGGCCCTTCTGACGCGCCTCCGACCTTGCGTTTCGGACGCCACAGACCCTTCCATGCGCTCCGCGTATGTCTTCTTCTGTGCAAAAATACTCCGGGGGTGTGGGGGCAGCGCCCCCACGCAGATCGGGGGGTGCGGGGGGCTTGCCCCCCGCCGGGGCGACGCGCATCGCGCGGCGCAATACCATGCCAAACCGTCCAGCACCCAGGAACAGTGCATCGTCAACCGGGCGACGCGCGCAGCGCGGCGCAAAACCTGACCCGCCGTCCATCCGGGTCTTGCCCTTCCCGCCCCGCAACGTCACCTTGGCCCCGACGAAGGACCCACGCCCCATGCCCATCACCACCTGCATTTTCGACGCCTATGGCACCCTGTTCGATGTCAGCGCCGCCGCCCGCGAAGCCGCCGCGGAGCCCGGGCGCGCCGCCTTCGCCACCCGCTGGCCGCAGATCGCGCGGGACTGGCGGCTCAAGCAACTGCAATACACCTGGCTCCGCGCCATCACCGGGGACCATTGCGATTTCTGGCAGGTCACGCAGGACGGCCTCGACTGGGCGCTGGAGGCCGCGGGCCTCGGCGACGATGCGGAGCTGCGCGAACGCCTGCTGCAGCTCTACTGGGAGCTGTCGGCCTACCCGGAGGTGCCCGCCATGCTCGGCGCGCTCAAGGACCAGGGCCTGAACACGGGCATCCTGTCCAATGGCGCGCCGGACATGCTCGCAGGCGCGGTGGACAGCGCCGGGATCGGGGCGCTGCTCGACGATGTGCTCAGCGTCGAATCGGTCAGCATCTTCAAGCCCGCGCGGCTGGTCTATGACCTCGTCGGCGCGCGCTTCGGCTGCAGCCCGGAGCAGGTGATGTTCGTCTCCTCCAACGGCTGGGACGCGGCGGCGGCCGCCGCCTACGGGTTCCGCGCGGTCTGGGCCAACCGCGCCGAAGAGCCCGTCGACCGCCTGCCCGCGGTGCCCGACCGGATCGTCGCCGACCTCCGCCCGCTTCCCGTCCTCGTGAAAGAGCTCTGATGCCCCAGATCACCGCCCCCGACGGCACCCGCCTGCATTACACCGACGAGGGGGCGGGCATCCCGCTGCTGTGCCTGTCGGGCCTGACCCGGACCACCCGGGATTTCGACTACGCCCTGCCCCACCTGACCGGCGCGCGGGTGATCCGGATGGACTTCCGCGGCCGGGGGCAAAGCGACTGGGCCGACCACAGGTCCTACACCCTGCAACAGGAGGCCGCGGACGCGCTGCAACTGCTCGACCATCTCGGGCTGGACAGGGCGGCGATCCTCGGCACTTCCCGCGGCGGGCTGATCGCCATGGGGCTGGGGCTGGGGGCGCGGGAGCGACTGCTGGGCGTGTGCCTCAACGATATCGGGCCCGAGCTTGACCCCAAGGGGCTGGAGGTGATCATGGGATACCTGGGCCGCAACCCGGCCTATGCCACCCATGCCGAGATGGCCGCGGCCATGCCCGGGCTGATGACCGGCTTTGCCAATGTGCCCGCGAGCCGCTGGCTTCAGGAGGTGCAAAAACACTATACCGAAACCCCGCGCGGGCTGCAGATCACCTATGATCCGAAGCTCCGCGATGCCGTCGAGGAGGCCGGGGCCACGGCGGCCACGGACCTCTGGCCGTTCTTCGAGGCGCTGGCGGGGCTGCCCGTGGCGGTGATCCGGGGGGCGAATTCGGACCTTCTGAGTGCGGCGACCGTGGCCGAGATGGCGCGCCGCCACCCGGGCCTGATCGCCGCCGAAGTGCCGGACCGCGCGCATATTCCCTTCCTCGACGAGCCGGAGTCGGGCGCGGCCCTGCGCGCCTTTCTTGCCGCCGTGCCCCCATGAGCGGCGCCCCGGATTTCGACCGGATCAAGGCGGCGGAGGCGCGGCTGGACGGGCATGTCCGGCGCACGCCGATCCTGAGCGCGCCCGCGCTCGATGCGCTTGCCGGGCGCCGGGTGCTGGTCAAGGCCGAGTGCCTGCAGCACACCGGCTCCTTCAAGGCGCGGGGCGGCTGGGCGGCGGTCTCGGCGC
The Dinoroseobacter shibae DFL 12 = DSM 16493 genome window above contains:
- a CDS encoding DUF1194 domain-containing protein — translated: MKRIALGLLLALMPQLATAEEVEVELVLLADASGSIDAAEIAFQRQGYAEAITDPSVLAVIEGSAYGKIAVTYVEWAAAGTEDVVVPWMVISDAASARAFAEALLPPPRRAFGRNAIGSALLKGKELIETNAYEGWRKVIDFSGDSANNWNGPSIAEARSEVLAAGITINGLPILCRFCNGRPSGADLERIYAERIIGGPGAFVITADSEASLGDAIRRKLILEIGGWVPADAPARRVAGAD
- a CDS encoding DMT family transporter codes for the protein MPTHALVMLLAGIGIPVLAALNARLGSQIGAPATAAFILFLVALCATTVVMLATGRQGFDGLAAQPRHLFLGGVLVAFYVLSITYVAPSFGVGNAVFFVLLGQLASAAVIDHFGLFGARQTPLETTRALGIAAMALGVYLTQKA
- a CDS encoding c-type cytochrome, yielding MRELLFGLGTAAMLFSGPGLADPVDEGRQLFRDYCVTCHGMEGRGDGPMTQVLTIAPPDLARLSVDNDGVFPVSRVVARIDGRMPILGHGGPMPVFGDLFDGEAGALDSETGAPILTSRAMVAVVAYLQSLQD
- the urtA gene encoding urea ABC transporter substrate-binding protein, producing MKFFNKSLMAAGVATALLSTTALAQEDTIKVGILHSLSGTMAISETTLKDVMLMLIEEQNKKGGINGQMLEAVVVDPASDWPLFAEKARELIEGEGVDVVFGCWTSVSRKSVLPVFEELNSILFYPVQYEGEESQRNVFYTGAAPNQQAIPAVDYLMNEEGVERWVLAGTDYVYPRTTNKILEAYLQSKGVAPEDIMINYTPFGHSDWQTIVSDIATFGSAGKKTAVVSTINGDANVPFYKELGNQGISAEDIPVVAFSVGEEELAGLDTEPLVGHLAAWNYFMSVDTPENDAFIDTWIEFIGDENEVTNDPMEAHYIGFNMWVKAVEAAGTTDPDAVIDSIVGVSVPNLTGGLSTMLPNHHITKPVLVGEIQDDGQFDVVWETPGLVRGDAWSDHLPESAPLISNWLPPMSCGNFNTETGTCGGGS
- the urtB gene encoding urea ABC transporter permease subunit UrtB, whose translation is MTILRLCLAVLLTCLATLTAPGPAAAQSFEDLVADLPEGKFAERSAVVARLAALGDPRAVPVLEVLRDGNLHVLKSNGAVVAIREIAGDDVAYDAITGAEYGIVPRRGATKIRVNNGLRRDIRAAIGTLTLRAPDPALRLAAAEAAFSAPDPDQLDLLRAAREAENTGTVAEALDYAIAATLIAADAPEAEQVAAIEVLREMGNQDALSILTPLLQATNPVLAQAAADALAAIEANQRFWNMAQNVWFGLSLGSVLLLAAIGLAITFGVMGVINMAHGELVMIGAYTTFFVQEIIRTSFPHLFDWSLLIAAPLAFAVAGAVGVAIERGCVRFLYGRPLETLLATWGISLILQQTVRSIFGPNNREVGNPSWMSGAFEVGQMTITYNRLWILLFALAVFAVLLFVLKKTAIGLQMRAVTQNRAMAANMGIRTGWVDAMTFGLGAGIAGLAGVALSQIDNVSPNLGQSYIVDSFMVVVFGGAGNIWGTLAAAFSLGIANKFLEPYAGAVLAKILVLVFIILFIQKRPRGLFAVKGRAVEN
- the urtC gene encoding urea ABC transporter permease subunit UrtC gives rise to the protein MTRLVDRRMGIFLTGLFILTVAIPAGNLWMEGQPVPSYIVSLLGKYLCYALLAVALDLVWGYTGILSLGHGAFFALGGYAMGMHLMREIGDRGVYANPELPDFMVFLNYQELPWFWYGFDQFWFACLMVLLVPGALAFVFGWFAFRSRVTGVYLSIITQAMTYALMLAFFRNEMGFGGNNGLTDFKDVLGFDLQSDATRAGLFVLSALALTAGLLISKAITKSKLGQILVCVRDSEARTRFLGYRVERYKLFVWVVSAMMAGVAGALYTPQVGIINPGEFSPANSIEIVIWVALGGRGTLVGAAIGAILVAAAKTLLTGWFPEIWLFALGALFIFVTIFMPKGVLGVVENTLKRKKKPEPEPREAEA
- the urtD gene encoding urea ABC transporter ATP-binding protein UrtD; amino-acid sequence: MSIQLSLNGVNRSFDGFKAINNLSLTVEKGELRAIIGPNGAGKTTMMDIITGKTRPDEGEVLWNQTVDLTRTDEADSANLGIGRKFQKPTVFETHTVADNIALSLKADRGIWATLFNRRTAAEEARITELLELVKLDGDRDRLAADLSHGQKQWLEIGMLLAQDPELLLVDEPAAGMTDAETMRTAELLRGIAGKHTVIVVEHDMDFVRALDCRVTVLHQGHVLAEGSLDHVSANPQVIEVYLGR
- the urtE gene encoding urea ABC transporter ATP-binding subunit UrtE; amino-acid sequence: MLNIDNIDLHYGAAQALRGVSISAEPGKVTTVLGRNGVGKTTLLRAITGRQPISAGRMDWEGTDLSTLRADARARAGIASVPQGREIFPLLTVQENLETGFGALPRALRHVPDEVFTLFPVLKDMLGRRGGDLSGGQQQQLAIGRALVMRPRLLVLDEPTEGIQPSIIQDIGRAISYLRDRGDMAILLVEQYFDFARDLCDSFAVMDRGQIVKSGTRDSMDEAELRGLLTV
- a CDS encoding haloacid dehalogenase type II; this translates as MPITTCIFDAYGTLFDVSAAAREAAAEPGRAAFATRWPQIARDWRLKQLQYTWLRAITGDHCDFWQVTQDGLDWALEAAGLGDDAELRERLLQLYWELSAYPEVPAMLGALKDQGLNTGILSNGAPDMLAGAVDSAGIGALLDDVLSVESVSIFKPARLVYDLVGARFGCSPEQVMFVSSNGWDAAAAAAYGFRAVWANRAEEPVDRLPAVPDRIVADLRPLPVLVKEL
- a CDS encoding alpha/beta fold hydrolase; amino-acid sequence: MPQITAPDGTRLHYTDEGAGIPLLCLSGLTRTTRDFDYALPHLTGARVIRMDFRGRGQSDWADHRSYTLQQEAADALQLLDHLGLDRAAILGTSRGGLIAMGLGLGARERLLGVCLNDIGPELDPKGLEVIMGYLGRNPAYATHAEMAAAMPGLMTGFANVPASRWLQEVQKHYTETPRGLQITYDPKLRDAVEEAGATAATDLWPFFEALAGLPVAVIRGANSDLLSAATVAEMARRHPGLIAAEVPDRAHIPFLDEPESGAALRAFLAAVPP